CTCACAACATACCCCAGTTACGCAGCTTACTTAAGACGCTCACAACAGACCTTCTTTGTTACTGGGTGCAccagaaaacatgtcagcagtgtcaTACGTCAGCAgcgttgtgaacgcgctcacagcAGACCCGGAAGAGACGAcgatgctgaataaagttgttgttttttatttttggaccaaaatgtattttcgatgcttcaaaaaattctaactgaacctctgatgtcacatggactactttgaagatgtttttattatctttctggacatggacagtataccgtacatacattttcaatggagggtcagaaagcttttggactaaatctaaaatatcttaaactgtgttacgaagatgaatggaggtcttacgggtttggaacgacatgagggtgagtcattaatgacattattaaaatttttcggtgaactaaccctttaatgctttcatacaaacatacaatcataataattcaatatttatgaTTACACTGATCCCTGACTGGTCTAACACCAGGCTGGGAAATAGCAGTGTTGATAACTGGCGAACCTAACTGATTAGAAAAGATTGCGATTTAAACTTAAACTTGAGTTTAAGTTTATACTGGGTTTGAATTTAGAGCAATAAGTGTTTTGCCATGATGGTTCTATGAATCTACAGATTTGTGAGAGACATAGAAAAGTAGAGTTCAGGTAGATGGGGCTAAACTTTACCATCAGCCTGCTCCTGGGAAACTGCGCTATCATCTGCAAAACATCTTGTGCCTGAAATGTTACCATAGTCAAATATCGGCCCTTCCAGCAATGTCACAATATCCAGCCGATTGATCTTAGTCAGGACTGCAGTTAAGGCATCcgctaaaaggaaaaaaaaaaagatattcatgGTTGCACATATTAGCTGAACAATAAATTTAGCCTTTAAGTTGTTTCACTTATAATGGCTTAGAATATGATTTGGAAACAGAAGTCTGTCCCTGCCCAAACCCCACCCACCTTTCTCCTCTCTGTATGATTTACCCTTATTCAGAAAATATGTAGTGCATAGGCACACTTACTTGTAGCGTTTTTACCATCTCGGCTAACCCATTTCTTTAATAGCATGAAACTCTGAGCTGTCAATGAGTTGGGGTTTTCCACACGGATTTGATTTATCTCATCAACCGAAAATTCCATTTCCCTGGCCAGCTCTGCAAcacattaaatatagattaacGACTCCTCTGTCTTTACCACTCCCCCCGTACACATGTGCGCAGTACTGCAGTGACTGCAGATGGCACACCCTACTGATCGCAGCAGCACCGATGCTTTGAGAATCAACAACAAATAATTCAAAGTCAtatgtgcaaaaaataataatactaaaaagcagcatttaggggtaaaaatgtgacattatttGCACAGATGACATTATTACAGAGATATAAACATATAGAGTATATTTGTGCTAAGGTGCAATGCAACACTTTATCCTCTAGGTGGTGTCGTTTCTCACCAGTCCAACTCAGGCCAAGATGATCCGCCACAATAGCCATACGTACATCTGTTCTTTCACAGGGGCTCTGAGGGCCTGAGAGCAGAAGATGGAAAGCCATGAAAatctttaaaacataatattcagAGAAgtatttagaaaagtaataaatcAGACTACCCTTTTCTGATCAAGTCAAGATAATTAAAAGTTTGGGggagatttttgcatttttaagccACAACAAAATGAGTCAATATCCAAATAACAGGTGAGGGGAGATTGATCAGAAAAGagttgcaaaaatattttgatatagtCAATTATCTTGTTAGTGGTTTTAAGAGGTTAGATTTGTAAAGAATGCATCTAACCAATCTATTTGGAAATGTTTAAACCTTCTTACAGTATACTCTTACcagaaacacaacaaataaattgcaaaaaagaCATGATTCAAATGTCTCTACAGCTACAGCAGAGGGTCAAATGCGAATTCACAGTATCAAATGAAACTAAACATGCGGTATCTTTGGTGCTGTGCTAGGACTGTGTGTCTGCGTGGGCTCACAAGATCTATAGGCTTCCTTAACACCTTACACGAAACTAGGAACCAAAAAAATGGCCAGCAACCCACTCACACTGGCATGCTACAGTAAAACTGACTATCCATAGAAAGAGATCTGAAAACAGGTTAAGAGACCAGCACACAAgtacacaaagagagagaaaatgacaaatgacagaGATGACATCTACAGTCAGGTCACACCACAGGCAATCACAACGGCTCATGCAACTAAGATCATACAAGTGTAAAGTTTTACAAACTAGGCTTGATCTCCACGCCGGGGGCCACTTGAGGCCCAGCACCCTGACTGCCTTCACCTCCATCAGTCCTcctactcctcctcctcctgtctcTCCTGGACTGCTCAACCTGTGATCTCACGTCTCTAGCAGACCTGGATGTATGGTAGGGTTGCGACGCTTCTGATAAAGATGTGTTCCTTGATGTGCTGCTTTCTTCATCCTTATCATATGCCTGCATCTTTTTCTCTTCACTGGAAAGGCAGTCCACTTGCTTTACTGCACTACTAGGTTTTGAACTACTAGAACTTTTGCCAACCTCACGTAGGGGCTTCTGATCACATTTACTGCCTGATCTACTCACTGGACCGGGTTTTGATCTTTTGTTGTTGGTTATCGTTTTGGTTGGCTGTGTTTTACCTTTCTGTTTGGCTATTGTGGTGGTCCTACATTTCCCAACTGGTGAGGAACTAACATGTTTAACCTTCATCATTGGGATTCTAGATTTAGGCTTCACATCTGGGAATGGATCTAATCGATTCCTGGCTACTGGTCTAATCTTCTGAATTGGTTTAGAAGATACTAGATCTTTTTTACAACCCAGTGGTGGATGAGGTGCTCTCACTGGCAACCTAGACTTTGGTGGCTTTCTTGTAATGTCTTTGCATTTGGAGATTACATCATTCTCTGTACTGCCATTCCTGAAAGTACCAGTGTCCTTTCTGACTGAATCTTCACATGGGTTTATTAATTGAACTGAGCAAAGATCAGACATTAACAGCTGTTCAGTTTGTATGCCGCTTTGTAGCAAGCAGTGTGTTCCAGCATTTAAGGCCTCAAGATTAGCATTATTACTACAGTTTCTGGAATTACTGGAAGTTGTCTGGAGGTATGTTTGTGGTTCTGTCCTCGATGAGTCTGTCATCTGATTGTACTTGCTTGTGCTATAGGTGTCTGGTCCTACTTGATGTGCAGTTTCTGGTGTTTGACCTTGTGAACTATCCCAGTCTACACAAACAAAATCTCTCCTCTCAATGTTGGAAGATTTGAGTCCTACCTTAAAAGAAGAACATAAAGAACTGACTTCTGAATAGGGGGGAGGCTCCATGTCATGAGATGTGTCAGAGTGGTCAGTGCATATCTGAATGATATTGTATGATATAACCGTGTTGTCCTCCATCTTAACTTGTGCTCTCTCAACTATCTGTGGATTTGAGGTGACTACATTTGGTTTTCTGACCCCATCCCCTATCCTCCCTCCTAATGTATGCTCACCGATCTGAAAAAATTGCAGCCTCTCTTCAACAAAATCCCGCTTGCTCATGTCAATCGCACCACTGCGGGTCATCTCAAACATCTTCCCTTCGTGGAAGGGGAAAGGGTTTGGCTCGCTAGTTGGTGTGCTTTCATCGGTTGGGGTTCTTGCAGGAGTTGTGTCAGGGGTTGTTGCTGTAGACTTGTCATCTACTGCTAGCCCAAACGGCTTGGGCTCATCATCTTTTATTCTAGCGTCCACTACTTCATCTTCTCCTCCCTTGCTTGACCAAGGATCAAAGCCTTTTGTTGCAACAGTTTTAAAAGGCGTATTAAACTCCTCATCTAGCTTGTAACTAAAGTAAGTTTCAGACAATCCTTGATCAGATTGTTTTCCATCCTTTTCACCGTCCTTTCCATTCCTTTTGTTTGAGGGATCAGTCTTAGCTTTGGTCTTTTTGTAATCCTCAGCTGGTGATTCTTCATGAATTACTTCAAGTTTACTTTGGCAACGGTCACTTGGTCTAGACATATTATCTAATGCCCAAAGATCCTTTCTGTTTTCATTGGGAAATCCAAATGGTTTGGCAATAGATTCACTTAAGCCGTCATCCTCATCTTGAAGTTCATATCCATCAAGAGAGTCGATCTCAGTGGCATCAGTGTCATGAGAGAACTCTGCAGTTGTCGCTATTGAGCAATCTGTGATGGACTGATCATTGCCATTTTGTTCATAATCATAATCTTCTGCTTTTCCATTATCATTTGCCCCTTGTTCTTTATCGTTTCCATTCTTGTCCGTTTTTTTGGATGGGCTTTTCATCAAATCTTTGTCCTCATCTATCTTAAAGGTATATTTCTTTATTGGAATAGGTTTAAAGACAGATTCCTCCTCCGCACTTGAATCACTATCATTAGCTCCTGGGGGCACAGGAGATGGAGGCTGGACTCTTATTATAGGTTCAGCAAGAAGATGTTTATCATGCTCCTCTTGGAGATTTACTTCCATCAATTCAGTCTCAGCCTCTGAGGAAGGAGTTGACCCTTTTTTCTCAGGCTGTGAGGAATCAGAATCCAAGGGTGGTGGAGGAGGGAACTCTATATATGCAACTCTTTTGTTTTGTGTCCCCTGGCCATTTTCGTGCTTACCATTGGCTCCTTTTTCTGGTCCAGATTCTGTCAAATGAATAGCTTTGCCTTGCTCACTATCTTCTGACTCCTCTGAAACCTCAGCTATTGGGCTTGCAATACCTggcataaatgcaataaatggatCAGGGGTTCTTGAGGTGAGATCATAGCTGACCTCTTCTGAGCTTGGTGTCTCTGGAGTCATAGGACTTTTGCCAGAGCTATCGATAAAAGAGAACTGTTCTAAAGTGTCATCATCTGGGCTGCCTTGAGGAGATGTGGGCTGTTTCTGTTTAACTGCATAAATTGTTCGGCTTTCTGAGCTAACCATCTTTTTGAATGTTCCATTGCTTCCTCCTCCTCCCATATCTTTGTCAGACTGTTTCCCTACTTGAACACTTACATAGACTGGTAAAGTTTTAAGCCCTTTGAAACTTTCTCTTGTTGTAACGGTGGATATTTTTTCGACCAAACTACTGTCACTTAGACCACTTGTTCTACTTTCAGCAGAGACCTCTTCAGACTTCTTTGTTGCAGCTTCCTCTCTCTGTAACTCTGAACGGCCCTGAACCCTTGGTTTGGTCAGGGTAGGTATTTGCGATGGGCTCTTTTCGGATAATTTAGTTAATGTGTCTTGATTTGCCTTCTTTGACTGATTATTGTCTGAAGAACCAGGTGATGTTCTCACAGGAATATGAGATTCTGTCTTTTTCATAAGGGTCTTTATCTGAAAGTCATTCCTACTGATATTATCCTTAGAGAATGAAGCTGTTTTAACTGTCTCATTTTTAATGTCACCCTTTAAAAACTGCTGCTCTTTAATATCATTAATTGCACTATGCCTGTCTACAATATTTCCATCTTTCAAATCTTGAGAGTCAACTTTAGTAGAGCTCTCCCGAGATTTATCAAACTCTTGatctttcattttctcaaaatgagaaGCTCTTTTAACAACAGTATCTGATTTTTCAGGTAAACATTTTTCACCCAACTGTGTTGAGACAATAGTACTGCTACTTTTATCGTTTTCTGTTAGTTTTTTAGGAGGTGGGTGTCCTTCGTCTGTGGAATCAGCTTTTGAACCACCGTAAAACTGATACACTGGTAATTTACTTTCTGTTAGTTTCTTAACTGGTTGTTTTGATTGTGTTAGAGGCACATTCTGATCCTGTTTCTGTGCTTCTATTTCAAACTTTTGTCGAACAGAACTCACTCTAAAAGTCTTAACGGGGACTGGGGGGCCTGCATCACCTGTCTTTGTCTGCTTAAGATCTTCGTGCTGTTTTGGCTTGTCCTCACTGAACTGTGATAGCATATGCCTCTCGGGACTGTTTGGCAGACTTGCACTTTTCCTTTCATTTGTGCTGCCAAACATCTTCTGTCTGCCTTTGTCCCATTCCTCAGCTGCAGTCTTTTGCTTTTTCTCAGGGCTGCTGCACGTTGAGCTCGGCCCTGACTGTGTCTCTCGTGATAATCTTGTTGGTTTCTTTTTCTCAGGGGACTGGAGCTCATCATTTAACTTTTCAGTTTTGTCCCTAAAAAACTGTGAAACTTCACTCAGTTTCTCCTCTGCCTCTTTAATGGTCCGATCTACTCTATCTTCATATATGAGCTTCTCTCTGTTCCTGTCCTGCCTATCCTGGGCGAATCTCATCCACACCGCATGTTTAGGGCTACCGGGTTCTGTGGTATAATGTAATACTGTAACTTTGTCATATTGCTCATCTTGTGGGGGATATTTACCTGATTTCTCTGATGCATCCCTTGCTGACTTTAATTTGGACTGCTTCCTGGGGCCAGCTACTTTTTCTCCATATATGCCTTCTGCCCCATGGACCTCAGTGGCTACGCTATGCGCCTGATCTGCCACTGAGTCCTCAGTATCAGAATGTGATATGTCTAATTTTTCTGAGAGCAACATTTTTTcagcaaacctgtatgactcccCTCTCAACTCAGATAACTCATCATCATGATACTCAATAGAATGCTGGCTTAGAAGTTTTAAAGCTTTATATGACTCATCTGCAATAAGCTGAGCTGAACCTGGACGAGACTCTTCCTCTTGGGAAACAGGTGTATTGACTCTGGATGTGTCTAAGAAGGACGGAAGTGATTCCTCAGCAGTAAGTTCCTCCTCATCTTGAAGAGTCTCATAATCACCATCAACCCTTTCAACAAGCTCCTTAAGACCTCGGTCACTCCTGCATATAAACTCTGGATGCTTTTTAGTCTCTCTGATTATAACTTCTGTCGGGTCAGTTGTGTTGCCCTTTTCTATGTGAACCTCAATAATTCTCTCAACTTTGGGTTTTTTGTCCTTTTCGAGGAACCGTGGGGACAATTCATCTCCTTTAATGGCATCTTGGCCAGTTTTGTGCTCAAATAAACCGGCAAATTCTTTGGAAGGGTCTCTTCCAGACTGAAAAGCTTTCATTATGTCTCGGACTGACATTGTTTCTCCAGCATCTTTCAGTTGAGGTTTGTGGTAGACCATTCGAGTTGTAGTGGTGATATGAGTTTCTTCTTTGACGCAGGCCAGTTCCTCAGAGCTGGCTTTCATCTGCAAGGCTTTTACCTTATCTTTGATCGAGCTAACTGCTGGCTCAGGCTCAACCGGAGGCTTTAAAACTGCTGCCTCATCCATTAGTGGCTCACAGACCTCCTCAGGATGTTCATAGCTCCTGATGACGTGAACAACCTCAGTTCTGGTTTCTGTTATGACAGGGGGAATAGGCAGATCTGTGAAGGGGGGTTTGGGCCCTGTGCTCTCTGCACTTTGAGGAGCTGATGGGGTCTTTTCACTTCTGGTTTCAAAACCACTATCTGAGAGGGGACTCTTATCTTGTTCATGGGAAAAGTCATCAGGAGATTCCAGGATAGCATCTGTGCCATTGTAGGAATCTGCTAACTTACTCAAGTCTTTCTCTGAGGGAGAGGTCCGCATACCTGTGGGTGGCATTTTGAGCTTGTGCTCCGGTTTTATGGTACGCTTTTGTTTTTCCTCCCCTTCCTTCTTTATTTCATCATACCTGCTCTTTACATCAGCTATTTTTGAAAGGGAACTGGCACCAAGATCATTCATTAAGTAATCAACCACTTTAGCTAAATTGAGATCTTTGTCTGGCACTGACTGTGGCCCGACAGGAAGAGTTGGTTCAAATGTTGGCAGGGAACGCATGGCACTCTGTCGTGCCTCCTCAATTTCATCTTTGGAGAACTCTTCCCATTCATCTTCTGAGGCCCTGTCTTTACTTGAGCTTTTGGCCTCGCTCAGGACATCTTTTGTAAGAATTTCACTAACTTTGACAAGGTCCTCTTTAACTTTCTCAACCAAACTGAAAGGCTCTTCATCCTCCACCCTGGACTCTTTAAAAACATGCGAGTGGAAGCTTTTGGCTGTGGTTGATGAGTCAGTTTGTAAGATTGCAGtcattcttatcagatcttcctTCATATCTGCCACATCCTTAAGAATCTCTTGACTGGATGTCAATGTGGGTGCAGCAGCAGCTTTTAGGACTGTTGGGGAAATAAAAAGTGAGGGCTTTGAGGGTTTAATCCGTGATGTTGAGGACTGTGCTTGGGTGTGTGTCTGAGGTGTGATTGTTATTTTTTCTGGGAGTTTCTTCCCCTGGGGTTCAGGAAGCACACTGACCACGGAGAATACCGGAACGGACATGGAAATGGGTGATATTGATGTGGTGGTAGTGGCTGGTGATCTAAGGGTATCGTAAACAGAACTTGATAAATTTGATCTTAAAGGTGAAGATACAGATTTTAGTGCACTATAATTTGACGTTAAGCCAGCAGTAAGTGTTTTCTCAGCCTCACTGAAGGCTGCACCAACACTGGCCGTAGCTGCTTGCGTTGTGGCCTGTATCCGTTCTTGTAAGCTGTAAACCCCTCCTGTAAACAGACGGGAAGATGCAGAGGAGGATGAGGGGTATTTTATCGGTGAAATGGATCCGTTTAGCAGGACTGTTTCAGTACTGGATATTGTAGGCTTAGCTGATGAAGAAAGTGATGACAGAATCGTACCCCTAGCTGCATCTGTGGTTGTTTTAATAGAGGACAAGCTTGATATGTTTCGAATGG
This region of Cyprinus carpio isolate SPL01 chromosome B12, ASM1834038v1, whole genome shotgun sequence genomic DNA includes:
- the LOC109100368 gene encoding ankyrin-3-like isoform X20: MSEDAKEKGTGKQALRKKKGKKTDSNASYLRAARAGNLEKALDYIKSGVDINICNQNGLNALHLASKEGHVEVVAELIKLGATVDAATKKGNTALHIASLAGQVDVVKELVTNRANINAQSQNGFTPLYMAAQENHLDVVKFLLDNGSSQSIATEDGFTPLAVALQQGHDQVVSLLLENDTKGKVRLPALHIAARKDDTKAAALLLQNDHNADVESKMMVNRTTESGFTPLHIAAHYGNINVATLLLNRGAAVDFKARNDITPLHVASKRGNANMVRLLLERGARIDAKTKDGLTPLHCGARSGHEQVLEMLLDRGAPILSKTKNGLSPLHMATQGDHLNCVQLLLHHEVPVDDVTNDYLTALHVAAHCGHYKVAKVLVDKKANPNAKALNGFTPLHIACKKNRIKVMELLLKHGASIQAVTESGLTPIHVAAFMGHENIVTQLTNHGASPNTMNVRGETALHMAARAGQANVVKFLVANGADVDAKAKDDQTPLHISSRLGKPDIVQQLLQHGASPDATTTSGYTPLHLAARDGHKDVGSILLDNGASLGITTKKGFTPLHVAAKYGKIEVAKLLLQKRAPPDAAGKSGLTPLHVAAHYDNQKVALLLLDQGASPHAAAKNGYTPLHIAAKKNQMEIATTLLEYGADTNATTRQGISPLHLAAQEGNVDMVTLLLARETAINLGNKNGLTPLHLAAQEDKVNVSEVLVNHGATIDPETKMGYTPLHVACHYGNIKMVHFLLKNQAKVNAKTKNGYTPLHQAAQQGHTHIINLLLQHGASPNELTVNGNTALAIARRLGYISVVDTLKVVTEETHTTVTVTEKHKLNVPETMNEVLDMSDDEVRRANVPEMLNEDYISDVDEGEDAMTGDTDKYLGPQDLRELGDDSLPQEGYVGFSVGARTASPKVSLRSFSSDRSNTLNRSSFTRDSMMIEEILAPNKDTGVCREMPTLVDSHFKHLTLAKDYNANSMRRCSWTPETLDNVNLVSSPVHSGISPSPLQYDNRFLVSFMVDARGGSMRGSRHNGMRIIIPPRKCTAPTRITCRLVKRHKLASLPPMVEGEGLASRLVEVGPAGAQFLGPVIVEIPHFGSMRGKERELIMLRSENGETWKEHHYDCKSEDLVELLNGMDEELDSTADLEKKRICRIITKDFPQYFAVVSRIKQESNQMGPDGGVLSSMTVPLVQASFPEGALTKKIRVGLQAQPVPDEAVKKIIGNRATFSPIVTVEPRRRKFHKPITMTLPVPPLSGEGVVNGYKGDPTPSLRLLCSITGGTSPAQWEDITGTTPLTFMNDCVSFTTNVSARFWLADCHQTPETVGLATQLYRELICVPYMAKFVVFAKMNDPVESSLRCFCMTDDKVDKTLEQQENFEEVARSKDIEVLEGKPIYVDCYGNLAPLTKAGQQLVFNFYAFKENRLPFCVKVRDSSQEPCGRLSFLREPKTSKGLAQTAICNLNITLPGLKKDVDSDPEEETEKPERRHTFASLALRKRYSYLTEPGTKTVERSTTRTLPAGYAHKPVFSTRSYQAWSTAPITVPGQTKCGLGSLSSSPSNTPSVSPLKSVWSISSASPIKSTLGTSNASPAKSVSDVASPIRTYRSMSSPIKTVVQQPQNQVQISSSLLSSPGKTGTDPVSIKGLAASLSSRANLISSPGSMLDRTFTTVTQADSIKSTTNTYTSSFKSTLAPSSIVASSPIRNISSLSSIKTTTDAARGTILSSLSSSAKPTISSTETVLLNGSISPIKYPSSSSASSRLFTGGVYSLQERIQATTQAATASVGAAFSEAEKTLTAGLTSNYSALKSVSSPLRSNLSSSVYDTLRSPATTTTSISPISMSVPVFSVVSVLPEPQGKKLPEKITITPQTHTQAQSSTSRIKPSKPSLFISPTVLKAAAAPTLTSSQEILKDVADMKEDLIRMTAILQTDSSTTAKSFHSHVFKESRVEDEEPFSLVEKVKEDLVKVSEILTKDVLSEAKSSSKDRASEDEWEEFSKDEIEEARQSAMRSLPTFEPTLPVGPQSVPDKDLNLAKVVDYLMNDLGASSLSKIADVKSRYDEIKKEGEEKQKRTIKPEHKLKMPPTGMRTSPSEKDLSKLADSYNGTDAILESPDDFSHEQDKSPLSDSGFETRSEKTPSAPQSAESTGPKPPFTDLPIPPVITETRTEVVHVIRSYEHPEEVCEPLMDEAAVLKPPVEPEPAVSSIKDKVKALQMKASSEELACVKEETHITTTTRMVYHKPQLKDAGETMSVRDIMKAFQSGRDPSKEFAGLFEHKTGQDAIKGDELSPRFLEKDKKPKVERIIEVHIEKGNTTDPTEVIIRETKKHPEFICRSDRGLKELVERVDGDYETLQDEEELTAEESLPSFLDTSRVNTPVSQEEESRPGSAQLIADESYKALKLLSQHSIEYHDDELSELRGESYRFAEKMLLSEKLDISHSDTEDSVADQAHSVATEVHGAEGIYGEKVAGPRKQSKLKSARDASEKSGKYPPQDEQYDKVTVLHYTTEPGSPKHAVWMRFAQDRQDRNREKLIYEDRVDRTIKEAEEKLSEVSQFFRDKTEKLNDELQSPEKKKPTRLSRETQSGPSSTCSSPEKKQKTAAEEWDKGRQKMFGSTNERKSASLPNSPERHMLSQFSEDKPKQHEDLKQTKTGDAGPPVPVKTFRVSSVRQKFEIEAQKQDQNVPLTQSKQPVKKLTESKLPVYQFYGGSKADSTDEGHPPPKKLTENDKSSSTIVSTQLGEKCLPEKSDTVVKRASHFEKMKDQEFDKSRESSTKVDSQDLKDGNIVDRHSAINDIKEQQFLKGDIKNETVKTASFSKDNISRNDFQIKTLMKKTESHIPVRTSPGSSDNNQSKKANQDTLTKLSEKSPSQIPTLTKPRVQGRSELQREEAATKKSEEVSAESRTSGLSDSSLVEKISTVTTRESFKGLKTLPVYVSVQVGKQSDKDMGGGGSNGTFKKMVSSESRTIYAVKQKQPTSPQGSPDDDTLEQFSFIDSSGKSPMTPETPSSEEVSYDLTSRTPDPFIAFMPGIASPIAEVSEESEDSEQGKAIHLTESGPEKGANGKHENGQGTQNKRVAYIEFPPPPPLDSDSSQPEKKGSTPSSEAETELMEVNLQEEHDKHLLAEPIIRVQPPSPVPPGANDSDSSAEEESVFKPIPIKKYTFKIDEDKDLMKSPSKKTDKNGNDKEQGANDNGKAEDYDYEQNGNDQSITDCSIATTAEFSHDTDATEIDSLDGYELQDEDDGLSESIAKPFGFPNENRKDLWALDNMSRPSDRCQSKLEVIHEESPAEDYKKTKAKTDPSNKRNGKDGEKDGKQSDQGLSETYFSYKLDEEFNTPFKTVATKGFDPWSSKGGEDEVVDARIKDDEPKPFGLAVDDKSTATTPDTTPARTPTDESTPTSEPNPFPFHEGKMFEMTRSGAIDMSKRDFVEERLQFFQIGEHTLGGRIGDGVRKPNVVTSNPQIVERAQVKMEDNTVISYNIIQICTDHSDTSHDMEPPPYSEVSSLCSSFKVGLKSSNIERRDFVCVDWDSSQGQTPETAHQVGPDTYSTSKYNQMTDSSRTEPQTYLQTTSSNSRNCSNNANLEALNAGTHCLLQSGIQTEQLLMSDLCSVQLINPCEDSVRKDTGTFRNGSTENDVISKCKDITRKPPKSRLPVRAPHPPLGCKKDLVSSKPIQKIRPVARNRLDPFPDVKPKSRIPMMKVKHVSSSPVGKCRTTTIAKQKGKTQPTKTITNNKRSKPGPVSRSGSKCDQKPLREVGKSSSSSKPSSAVKQVDCLSSEEKKMQAYDKDEESSTSRNTSLSEASQPYHTSRSARDVRSQVEQSRRDRRRRSRRTDGGEGSQGAGPQVAPGVEIKPSPQSPCERTDVRMAIVADHLGLSWTELAREMEFSVDEINQIRVENPNSLTAQSFMLLKKWVSRDGKNATTDALTAVLTKINRLDIVTLLEGPIFDYGNISGTRCFADDSAVSQEQADGYHNIELELKSPSEVTYEPPTPLCEDDFFSEDIRLKFPSSAPVRPSELSLPNTSGPVSADTKPPTVMAEDTSIGGRESVSQEDGSAEDDFGVNKESASPSEQHDSEGASKKSDVFPNSPVKEQKEVQPKLPICVSASEAPGESGKSGFDEEDEDMTQEKIKSLLENINLEEGSEDEEMTEERLQAILSQVQLAEKDMSLVSGLQSETSGTNGKTATLSQGLNTVTQGQRESSQELVSSTPGVQTERQNGEHPELQAKARLSSDASESSSKPKGKARKDSGQEGVSSEALEDRGPNNRGEDISKPKVQQEACRDNESSSDEEETVTTRVYRRRVILKGDQARNIPVETVTEEQFTDEDGNMVTRKVIRKVVRRTAGVEEKGRRKRGKRSQQANRAEQEEQGGPGPHREHTEAGEGGKGIKKEGRQREKVVQS